One Verrucomicrobiota bacterium DNA window includes the following coding sequences:
- a CDS encoding acyl carrier protein, producing the protein MSEKSIEEKVKDIIVEQLSVNAEQVTQEAKFIEDLGADSLDVVELVMAFEEQFGVEVPDEDAEKLQTVGDVVKYIEEKDGGK; encoded by the coding sequence ATGTCAGAGAAATCAATAGAAGAAAAGGTTAAAGATATAATAGTAGAACAACTAAGTGTGAATGCAGAACAGGTCACGCAAGAGGCAAAATTCATCGAAGATTTGGGAGCGGACTCTCTCGACGTGGTCGAATTGGTAATGGCTTTCGAAGAACAATTCGGTGTCGAAGTTCCCGACGAGGATGCGGAAAAGCTTCAGACAGTTGGTGACGTCGTTAAGTATATTGAAGAAAAAGACGGCGGAAAGTAA
- the fabG gene encoding 3-oxoacyl-[acyl-carrier-protein] reductase, with the protein MSLKDKVAIVTGASRGIGKAIALEFAKQGCHIAGVSRSLESATLPSEEIRALGVQYEPYGVDISKEEDVDAAVSGIFKKFDEVDILINNAGITRDGLMMRMSTNDWKEVIDTNLTGAFYWTRPVAKQMARARKGRVINVGSVIGLHGNAGQANYSAAKAGLIGLTKATAKEFAARGITCNIVCPGFIETDMTEVLSDDLKSKLLEQIPLKRLGKAEDIASLVAFLATDAASYITGEVFTVDGGLFI; encoded by the coding sequence GTGAGCTTAAAGGATAAGGTAGCGATTGTCACAGGCGCTAGCAGAGGTATTGGTAAGGCCATTGCGCTAGAGTTCGCTAAACAAGGTTGCCATATTGCTGGGGTGAGTCGCAGTCTGGAGTCAGCAACTCTTCCTTCAGAGGAAATTAGAGCTCTTGGCGTTCAGTATGAGCCATATGGAGTAGACATCAGTAAAGAAGAAGATGTAGACGCAGCAGTAAGTGGAATCTTTAAGAAATTTGACGAGGTGGATATACTGATCAATAACGCCGGTATCACACGAGATGGTCTTATGATGCGGATGAGCACCAATGACTGGAAAGAGGTCATCGATACAAATTTAACAGGCGCTTTTTACTGGACTCGTCCAGTTGCCAAGCAAATGGCAAGAGCTCGCAAGGGCAGAGTCATTAACGTAGGCTCTGTAATAGGTCTTCATGGCAATGCTGGGCAAGCTAATTACTCCGCAGCAAAAGCTGGCCTGATAGGCCTCACCAAGGCGACAGCTAAAGAATTTGCGGCTCGAGGCATCACTTGTAATATTGTGTGTCCCGGCTTCATTGAAACAGATATGACAGAGGTTTTATCGGATGATTTGAAGAGCAAATTACTGGAACAGATACCTCTCAAACGGTTAGGGAAAGCCGAGGATATTGCTTCCCTGGTGGCTTTTTTAGCCACTGATGCAGCAAGTTATATTACCGGTGAAGTCTTTACAGTGGACGGAGGATTGTTTATCTAA